In Phoenix dactylifera cultivar Barhee BC4 chromosome 11, palm_55x_up_171113_PBpolish2nd_filt_p, whole genome shotgun sequence, the following are encoded in one genomic region:
- the LOC103710493 gene encoding LRR receptor-like serine/threonine-protein kinase GHR1 isoform X2, with amino-acid sequence MLLKLSMANNNLSGRFPGNVAALKSLKYLDISNNAFSGVLPQDIGVLRSLQNLSLAGNNFSGPLPDSIGGLALIESLDLSHNSLSGPLPLSLKSLRSLVSLNLSYNAFTKKIPTGWEGMSSLEALDLSWNQLDGGIDWNFLMDSSVVHVDFSGNLLASSNPNELKFLSDISETVKYLNVSNNRLTGSLIEGVELSTFGNLKVLDLSYNQLSGDLPGFNYVYDLEVLRLGNNGFSGFLPSALLKGDSLVLSELDLSANNLSGHINMITSTTLSVLNLSSNAISGELPLLTGSCTVLDLSKNQFTGNLSVIAKWTDNLEYIDLSENQLMGPIPEVASQFLQLNYLNVSHNALINTIPEVLAQYPKLTVLDLSFNQLSGPILTDLLMSSTLQALYLQNNLLVGSIMFSSSSSRKPNLVVLDISGNRFNGSFPDDFGSLTGLQVLDVSANNFSGPLPPAVTKLISLTSLDISRNHFMGSLPATLPGTLVYFNASYNDLSGIVPANLRKFPDSSFHPGNSRLQFPGGPPGSGSAPPGSPGHKPIRPLVKVAVIAACVLAVVILILLAVLLCHKSSSRRSQSEKVSDKNVQRWTLPNTAGIKGREAGGALVVSADDLIAPRKGSSSEIISPEEKTAAMSGYSPSKTSRFSWSPDSGETYPQRNLGRLDVRSPDQLTGDLHFLDETIRLTPEELSRAPAEVLGRSSHGTSYRATLDNGVFLTVKWLREGVAKPKKEFAKEAKKFANIRHPNVVGLRGYYWGPTQHEKLILSDYISPGSLASFLYDRPGRKGPPLTWAQRLKIAVDVARGLNYLHFDRAIPHGNLKATNILLDGLHLNARVADYCLHRLMTQSGTIEQMLDAGVLGYRAPELAASKKPSPSFKSDVYAFGVVLLELLTGRCAGDVISGEEGGADLTDWVRLRVAEGHGSDCFDPAMAPDMANRAAAKGIKEVLGIALRCIRPVSERPGIKSVYEDLSSI; translated from the exons ATGCTCCTTAAGCTCTCGATGGCCAATAATAACCTCTCTGGGAGGTTTCCTGGCAATGTGGCCGCGCTCAAGAGTTTGAAGTATTTGGATATCTCCAACAATGCATTCTCTGGGGTGCTGCCTCAGGATATTGGGGTGCTTCGGAGCTTGCAGAACCTGTCGTTGGCCGGGAACAACTTCTCTGGGCCTTTGCCTGACTCTATTGGGGGGCTTGCCTTGATTGAATCCCTGGATTTGAGCCACAACTCTCTCTCTGGTCCCTTGCCTTTGTCATTGAAGAGTCTTAGGAGCTTGGTTTCGTTGAACCTCTCATACAAtgctttcacaaagaagatACCGACTGGGTGGGAAGGGATGAGCAGTCTGGAGGCATTAGATCTGAGCTGGAACCAATTGGATGGTGGCATTGATTGGAATTTTCTCATGGACTCGAGCGTTGTTCATGTTGATTTTAGTGGGAATTTGCTCGCCAGTTCAAACCCAAACGAACTAAAATTTTTGTCAGATATTTCGGAGACGGTTAAGTATTTGAATGTGAGCAATAACCGACTGACCGGTTCGCTGATTGAAGGAGTCGAATTGTCTACTTTTGGGAATTTGAAGGTGTTGGACTTAAGTTATAATCAATTATCAGGAGACCTGCCAGGCTTTAATTATGTCTATGATCTCGAGGTTCTAAGGCTAGGGAACAATGGCTTTTCTGGGTTCTTACCAAGTGCGCTTCTGAAGGGGGATTCTCTGGTTTTAAGTGAACTGGATTTAAGTGCAAACAATCTCTCAG GACATATTAATATGATCACTTCAACAACTTTAAGTGTCCTTAATCTTTCATCTAATGCTATTTCTGGGGAACTTCCATTGTTGACAGGAAGCTGCACAGTTTTAGACCTATCAAAGAATCAGTTCACTGGAAATTTATCTGTAATTGCAAAATGGACGGATAACCTTGAATATATTGATCTTAGCGAGAATCAGTTGATGGGACCCATTCCAGAGGTAGCCTCACAGTTTTTACAACTTAATTACCTCAATGTCTCCCATAATGCTCTAATCAACACCATCCCAGAAGTTCTTGCTCAGTACCCCAAGCTCACAGTACTTGATCTGAGCTTTAACCAATTAAGTGGTCCTATTCTAACTGACTTGCTGATGTCATCCACATTGCAAGCGCTTTATCTCCAAAACAACTTACTTGTGGGTAGCATAATGTTCTCATCatcttcatccaggaagcccaACCTTGTTGTGCTTGATATTTCTGGCAACCGTTTTAATGGCAGTTTTCCTGATGATTTTGGCTCCTTGACCGGTCTGCAAGTGCTTGATGTTTCAGCAAATAATTTCTCTGGTCCTTTGCCACCTGCTGTCACCAAACTAATTTCCCTCACTTCCCTTGACATATCCAGAAACCACTTCATGGGCTCCCTGCCAGCAACTTTGCCTGGCACCCTTGTATACTTCAATGCTTCTTATAATGATCTATCTGGAATTGTCCCAGCAAACCTGAGGAAGTTCCCAGATTCCTCTTTCCATCCAGGAAATTCTAGGTTACAATTTCCTGGTGGCCCACCTGGATCTGGCAGTGCTCCACCTGGAAGTCCTGGTCACAAGCCAATCAGACCTTTAGTTAAAGTTGCAGTTATTGCTGCTTGTGTTCTTGCTGTGGTGATTCTAATCCTTTTAGCAGTTCTTTTGTGTCATAAAAGCAGTTCAAGGAGATCTCAATCAGAAAAGGTTTCAGATAAAAATGTTCAGAGGTGGACCTTGCCAAATACTGCAGGCATCAAAGGCAGGGAAGCTGGTGGCGCATTGGTGGTCTCAGCTGATGATCTTATTGCTCCAAGGAAAGGTTCTTCATCTGAGATAATTAGCCCAGAAGAGAAAACGGCTGCCATGTCTGGCTATTCACCATCCAAGACCAGCCGCTTCTCATGGTCACCAGATTCAGGGGAAACATATCCACAGCGAAATCTCGGTAGATTGGATGTCAGGTCACCTGATCAGTTGACAGGTGATTTACATTTCTTGGATGAGACAATCAGACTAACACCAGAGGAATTATCAAGGGCACCAGCAGAAGTATTGGGAAGGAGCAGTCATGGGACTTCGTACAGGGCGACACTAGATAATGGTGTGTTCTTGACGGTGAAGTGGCTCCGAGAAGGGGTGGCAAAGCCAAAGAAAGAATTTGCTAAAGAGGCAAAGAAATTTGCAAATATTAGGCACCCTAATGTTGTGGGGTTGCGAGGTTACTATTGGGGACCCACCCAGCATGAGAAGCTTATCTTATCAGATTACATTTCACCTGGAAGTCTTGCTAGCTTTCTTTATG ATAGACCTGGAAGAAAAGGCCCTCCATTAACCTGGGCTCAGCGGCTTAAAATAGCCGTCGATGTTGCACGTGGCCTGAACTATCTCCATTTCGACCGAGCTATCCCGCATGGCAACCTCAAAGCCACCAACATACTACTGGATGGCCTCCACCTCAATGCTCGTGTCGCAGACTACTGTCTCCACCGCCTGATGACCCAGTCCGGGACCATCGAGCAGATGCTGGATGCCGGTGTGTTGGGGTACCGTGCCCCAGAGCTGGCGGCATCCAAGAAGCCATCTCCATCCTTCAAGTCAGATGTTTATGCCTTTGGGGTGGTGCTGCTGGAGCTCCTGACAGGCAGATGTGCTGGGGATGTCATCTCAGGGGAGGAGGGAGGTGCTGACCTGACCGACTGGGTGCGGCTGAGGGTGGCAGAAGGCCATGGTTCAGATTGCTTCGATCCAGCCATGGCCCCGGACATGGCGAATCGAGCAGCTGCCAAGGGCATCAAGGAAGTGCTAGGGATAGCTTTGAGATGTATTCGCCCGGTTTCAGAGAGACCGGGTATCAAGTCTGTGTACGAGGATCTTTCATCCATATGA
- the LOC103710493 gene encoding LRR receptor-like serine/threonine-protein kinase GHR1 isoform X1, with protein MMGLFRRLLVVFLIVVPSLAQLPSQDIIALLEFKKGITHDPTGYILESWNEESIHFNGCPSSWNGIVCNDGNVAGVVLDNHGLSGSADLAVFAKLTMLLKLSMANNNLSGRFPGNVAALKSLKYLDISNNAFSGVLPQDIGVLRSLQNLSLAGNNFSGPLPDSIGGLALIESLDLSHNSLSGPLPLSLKSLRSLVSLNLSYNAFTKKIPTGWEGMSSLEALDLSWNQLDGGIDWNFLMDSSVVHVDFSGNLLASSNPNELKFLSDISETVKYLNVSNNRLTGSLIEGVELSTFGNLKVLDLSYNQLSGDLPGFNYVYDLEVLRLGNNGFSGFLPSALLKGDSLVLSELDLSANNLSGHINMITSTTLSVLNLSSNAISGELPLLTGSCTVLDLSKNQFTGNLSVIAKWTDNLEYIDLSENQLMGPIPEVASQFLQLNYLNVSHNALINTIPEVLAQYPKLTVLDLSFNQLSGPILTDLLMSSTLQALYLQNNLLVGSIMFSSSSSRKPNLVVLDISGNRFNGSFPDDFGSLTGLQVLDVSANNFSGPLPPAVTKLISLTSLDISRNHFMGSLPATLPGTLVYFNASYNDLSGIVPANLRKFPDSSFHPGNSRLQFPGGPPGSGSAPPGSPGHKPIRPLVKVAVIAACVLAVVILILLAVLLCHKSSSRRSQSEKVSDKNVQRWTLPNTAGIKGREAGGALVVSADDLIAPRKGSSSEIISPEEKTAAMSGYSPSKTSRFSWSPDSGETYPQRNLGRLDVRSPDQLTGDLHFLDETIRLTPEELSRAPAEVLGRSSHGTSYRATLDNGVFLTVKWLREGVAKPKKEFAKEAKKFANIRHPNVVGLRGYYWGPTQHEKLILSDYISPGSLASFLYDRPGRKGPPLTWAQRLKIAVDVARGLNYLHFDRAIPHGNLKATNILLDGLHLNARVADYCLHRLMTQSGTIEQMLDAGVLGYRAPELAASKKPSPSFKSDVYAFGVVLLELLTGRCAGDVISGEEGGADLTDWVRLRVAEGHGSDCFDPAMAPDMANRAAAKGIKEVLGIALRCIRPVSERPGIKSVYEDLSSI; from the exons ATGATGGGGCTCTTTAGAAGACTGTTGGTGGTATTTCTTATTGTAGTCCCTTCCTTGGCGCAGCTCCCCTCGCAAGATATCATAGCCCTCCTCGAGTTCaagaaggggataacccatgaCCCCACTGGCTACATCTTGGAGTCGTGGAATGAGGAGTCTATTCACTTCAACGGCTGCCCTTCATCCTGGAATGGCATTGTGTGCAACGATGGAAATGTGGCAGGTGTTGTTCTCGACAACCACGGCCTCTCTGGCAGTGCTGATCTTGCTGTGTTCGCCAAACTTACAATGCTCCTTAAGCTCTCGATGGCCAATAATAACCTCTCTGGGAGGTTTCCTGGCAATGTGGCCGCGCTCAAGAGTTTGAAGTATTTGGATATCTCCAACAATGCATTCTCTGGGGTGCTGCCTCAGGATATTGGGGTGCTTCGGAGCTTGCAGAACCTGTCGTTGGCCGGGAACAACTTCTCTGGGCCTTTGCCTGACTCTATTGGGGGGCTTGCCTTGATTGAATCCCTGGATTTGAGCCACAACTCTCTCTCTGGTCCCTTGCCTTTGTCATTGAAGAGTCTTAGGAGCTTGGTTTCGTTGAACCTCTCATACAAtgctttcacaaagaagatACCGACTGGGTGGGAAGGGATGAGCAGTCTGGAGGCATTAGATCTGAGCTGGAACCAATTGGATGGTGGCATTGATTGGAATTTTCTCATGGACTCGAGCGTTGTTCATGTTGATTTTAGTGGGAATTTGCTCGCCAGTTCAAACCCAAACGAACTAAAATTTTTGTCAGATATTTCGGAGACGGTTAAGTATTTGAATGTGAGCAATAACCGACTGACCGGTTCGCTGATTGAAGGAGTCGAATTGTCTACTTTTGGGAATTTGAAGGTGTTGGACTTAAGTTATAATCAATTATCAGGAGACCTGCCAGGCTTTAATTATGTCTATGATCTCGAGGTTCTAAGGCTAGGGAACAATGGCTTTTCTGGGTTCTTACCAAGTGCGCTTCTGAAGGGGGATTCTCTGGTTTTAAGTGAACTGGATTTAAGTGCAAACAATCTCTCAG GACATATTAATATGATCACTTCAACAACTTTAAGTGTCCTTAATCTTTCATCTAATGCTATTTCTGGGGAACTTCCATTGTTGACAGGAAGCTGCACAGTTTTAGACCTATCAAAGAATCAGTTCACTGGAAATTTATCTGTAATTGCAAAATGGACGGATAACCTTGAATATATTGATCTTAGCGAGAATCAGTTGATGGGACCCATTCCAGAGGTAGCCTCACAGTTTTTACAACTTAATTACCTCAATGTCTCCCATAATGCTCTAATCAACACCATCCCAGAAGTTCTTGCTCAGTACCCCAAGCTCACAGTACTTGATCTGAGCTTTAACCAATTAAGTGGTCCTATTCTAACTGACTTGCTGATGTCATCCACATTGCAAGCGCTTTATCTCCAAAACAACTTACTTGTGGGTAGCATAATGTTCTCATCatcttcatccaggaagcccaACCTTGTTGTGCTTGATATTTCTGGCAACCGTTTTAATGGCAGTTTTCCTGATGATTTTGGCTCCTTGACCGGTCTGCAAGTGCTTGATGTTTCAGCAAATAATTTCTCTGGTCCTTTGCCACCTGCTGTCACCAAACTAATTTCCCTCACTTCCCTTGACATATCCAGAAACCACTTCATGGGCTCCCTGCCAGCAACTTTGCCTGGCACCCTTGTATACTTCAATGCTTCTTATAATGATCTATCTGGAATTGTCCCAGCAAACCTGAGGAAGTTCCCAGATTCCTCTTTCCATCCAGGAAATTCTAGGTTACAATTTCCTGGTGGCCCACCTGGATCTGGCAGTGCTCCACCTGGAAGTCCTGGTCACAAGCCAATCAGACCTTTAGTTAAAGTTGCAGTTATTGCTGCTTGTGTTCTTGCTGTGGTGATTCTAATCCTTTTAGCAGTTCTTTTGTGTCATAAAAGCAGTTCAAGGAGATCTCAATCAGAAAAGGTTTCAGATAAAAATGTTCAGAGGTGGACCTTGCCAAATACTGCAGGCATCAAAGGCAGGGAAGCTGGTGGCGCATTGGTGGTCTCAGCTGATGATCTTATTGCTCCAAGGAAAGGTTCTTCATCTGAGATAATTAGCCCAGAAGAGAAAACGGCTGCCATGTCTGGCTATTCACCATCCAAGACCAGCCGCTTCTCATGGTCACCAGATTCAGGGGAAACATATCCACAGCGAAATCTCGGTAGATTGGATGTCAGGTCACCTGATCAGTTGACAGGTGATTTACATTTCTTGGATGAGACAATCAGACTAACACCAGAGGAATTATCAAGGGCACCAGCAGAAGTATTGGGAAGGAGCAGTCATGGGACTTCGTACAGGGCGACACTAGATAATGGTGTGTTCTTGACGGTGAAGTGGCTCCGAGAAGGGGTGGCAAAGCCAAAGAAAGAATTTGCTAAAGAGGCAAAGAAATTTGCAAATATTAGGCACCCTAATGTTGTGGGGTTGCGAGGTTACTATTGGGGACCCACCCAGCATGAGAAGCTTATCTTATCAGATTACATTTCACCTGGAAGTCTTGCTAGCTTTCTTTATG ATAGACCTGGAAGAAAAGGCCCTCCATTAACCTGGGCTCAGCGGCTTAAAATAGCCGTCGATGTTGCACGTGGCCTGAACTATCTCCATTTCGACCGAGCTATCCCGCATGGCAACCTCAAAGCCACCAACATACTACTGGATGGCCTCCACCTCAATGCTCGTGTCGCAGACTACTGTCTCCACCGCCTGATGACCCAGTCCGGGACCATCGAGCAGATGCTGGATGCCGGTGTGTTGGGGTACCGTGCCCCAGAGCTGGCGGCATCCAAGAAGCCATCTCCATCCTTCAAGTCAGATGTTTATGCCTTTGGGGTGGTGCTGCTGGAGCTCCTGACAGGCAGATGTGCTGGGGATGTCATCTCAGGGGAGGAGGGAGGTGCTGACCTGACCGACTGGGTGCGGCTGAGGGTGGCAGAAGGCCATGGTTCAGATTGCTTCGATCCAGCCATGGCCCCGGACATGGCGAATCGAGCAGCTGCCAAGGGCATCAAGGAAGTGCTAGGGATAGCTTTGAGATGTATTCGCCCGGTTTCAGAGAGACCGGGTATCAAGTCTGTGTACGAGGATCTTTCATCCATATGA